The genomic stretch CGCACCTGTGGGCTGGGCGTTCTAGCAGCAATCTAGCAACATCgtgaattacatttatttagccacaataacaaaaaaatctgtttcggctctaacactattatagtaaattaattaaatcgtaaaaaagacaaatccgtcaagacgtcatcactttattcaTGTTGACAAAACTGATGAGTTCTATTCAtcaaagaaagttgatttaataaaaaaaagactaactcatttaatatttaatacactgaatcgacttattcaaattgaggatcaGGGGCTCAGTTTTTCTTAGACACAAGTAGGGGCGGCTTTAAAGAAAATAGGTGGTGAACCACTGATTTAAACTATTAAAGCTACACCCGACAATAAGAGGCCATCTCCAAAGCTGGACCAAaagtttataataaaaacaatggaGCTTACCTTTTATCCTTTGGGATGTGAGAGTAAACACTTCCAAATCCCACTGCAAAAGTCTAGAGTCTTTCAAGTTTGGCTTGAAGTGTTGCAATAAACGGCTTAATGCGCCTCCTAACCTAACGATGTTCCCATATCTGTGCCAGGTAACAGGAAGAGCACGCAATGAGGAAGAGCGGGAATGAGATGGAGTCGCTGAGGTCCAGAGCCACCGGGAAAGAGGATTGCTTTCACCTTACATAAACAGATTGGGTAAGAGCAGAGAAACCTGCAACTCCACTCATACCTTCCTGTCAGTCAGACCCCTCCTGTGTTTCCATGCCCCTCCCTCAGACTAAAGGTGGGgctcacacacacctggaggtgatgatacacacaaacacccacggGGAGGGAGACTTCACTCCTCCCTAGTTATGAATTCATTTCCTATAAGAATTTGCATCCCAGCTCTCGATAACGTGTGCACTTTATGTGGAGCAACCAGAGTGTGAATGAGATATTCACATGCTCAGAAGGGGTGAGGGGCTTGTTGTTGTGAGGGAGTTAAGGTGAGAATCCGACTGACTCATCCCAGTCTCATCGGGATACAGAACAGGATTGGCCGTCACCTTAGTTACTAGTAAATCACAGCAACAATATTTGGAAGTGTTGAGTTAGCCTCAGGGGATGCGTCAAGAATGGAGAGTGCTTTCGACTGTTGCCTCTCACAAGGCCAACTCATGCCTCTACACGTACAGAGTTTACAGGGTGTGTCCGGTTAAGTCACTTTTTCAACTGTAAAGTCACTGTACTGCTGCAAAACACAGctttatgtttttaatcatcAAGCTTGTTTGCTGCAGGAGCAGAATGAATGCAGGttttgtatatagtatgtaacaACATTAATGTCTTAATTACTGAATACTTCAAACCTTAAGTCTCCCTGATGTGTAACCTAATACCAGAGGTATTCAAGCATGACATAATTTATTTGGAATGTCCCACACAAATCCCCGTCACTATCTTTAGGTTGGGCTGAAGTGGAAAGAAGTGAAATATTTGTGTACAGTTTCACTCAGTGCTGATAGCAcgtcattattttgaaagagAAACCATAGCAACCCAAGTGTCTGGGGAAAAGCTGTCGATGGACAACAGTGTTAAAGGATGTTGACAGAACATCCATGTGTTAGTGTTTCTGTGGTGAATTTAACAGCTTCAAATCTTCATTTTTCCAACCTGTTTGCAACCAGATTTCTGTTTTTGATGTTTTAGCAACGCTAGCAGCATCACTGTAGTCCAGTGGgtaacctccaggtctgaaaagtgaagccaatgtggaagtgccttaaatttgcattctttctaacagccagcagggggcgactcctctggttgcattTATGTCCACGTCAGGGAGTAAAAACGTTGGTGACCCCCTGACCTTTcgtctagcgccatcatcagatcaaattttcaatttgtccaatactttggttcatGACCAAATGTGCGCTGTGTTTACTGCTAATTAGCAAactttagcatgctaacatgctcaacCAAAATGGTGATCATGGTAAAtgaagcatgttagcattgtcaggggctataattaaattaatattgaAGAAAGGATCCATTTAAAAAATCCAGGACCGTTCCCCAAGCATTGAAACAATGAGTAAAAACATTGCAATAACGTAGCTAGATTACTAACGTTAACTAATGGTTGCTAACAGTTAGCTGGCTATGGCccgctagctaacgttagccttgTGTGTGGGACAGACTGTCACTGTGTGCACCTGCAACTTATAACATTAGTTTGTTTGCAACTGAGCCAACCAGTATCTGTAATTTAACTACAAAGCAAACACTGATGGTGTCACCTACTATTTTAGTCGGTTTGTAATATTAGTTAGTCTCGGGTCAAGAGGTCTAATGGACAGGACGGGCTGGCTCGCTATCTGCAGCGTTAGTCTGATCTAACGCTATTTTGAGCTGAGAGCGAATCTGGCAAGAAAACACACTGACAAGTCATCATTCTAACAAGtgaatttaaaggggacatattttGCTCATATCCGGGTTCATATtggtattttgggtttcttttagaacatgtttacatgctttaatgttcaaaagaacattatttctctcatagtgtctgtctgaatatacctgtattcaccctctgtctaaaacgctccattttagcggaAAAGCccaatctgctctgattggcttgtgaggaaaaatatggtgcacgtTTGCAAAgacagttgtgttttctgttctaggccgcccacaaaaaactgactgggttgtcttattttacagaaaattattatattattgtatataaCATCTTAAATATCATATTTTCAACAGAGAAATATAACATCATAAGTCCCAGGGCTTACTGTTTGAATACCATGAGGGGTTTGATTTGTGAGCTAGATCTTATACTTAGTAGATAATTTATTTTCCTTGTGAGAAGAGAAAGAACACAGTTCATTGTTAATATcatgatttgttttctttttccaaaCGAAGAACCTCGTGGGAGCGTGTTGCTTTCAGGAAGCCTTAAAATGAGTGGTAATTATTATTAGACAGCATTTCAGATAAGACACAGAAGTCATCAATTTGAGTTAGGAGACTGCTAGGAAATGTTTGAGAGTATTGTCATTTTGTTTCATATTAGTGATATCAAGTCAtgattgttgtttgtttgcCTTTGTTTGACATATTTTTGCTTGTGATTAATTTCAAGACTGCCATGATTTTTTCCATCTTTTATTAGGTGTTCcagaaaagaaagagatggaCAACATGTGTACtaaaatatacacattttaCTGCAGCTATCGGGACATGCCAGCTCACAGTACAGCTACTGTGGTATTGTGCTTGCAACGCAAAACATTGAGTATCATCCTTTTGTTTTCTCTAAGGAGGGACGTGGGTTCAGATAGCagcaaggagagagagatgggataAAAGGGAGTACATCCTCCATGATCACATGAAAGAAAGTGCATTGTAGTTTTCACCATCACAGCATATTGCACACTCTCCTCGCACCCCCGTGGTGTTTACAGTAACCTTGTGCACAAGGAGTAGAAAATACAACGCAAAAATAAAAGCGGGAGGAAATACAAAAGGTGGGACGGGAGTCAAGGTCAAAAAGTTCAAACGCTGAgaacaaaatatttacattttaatagaCAGCTAGAAGCAAATACAAGCTAGTCATAACTAGTGTTTTGCTTGCGTCCATTGCCGTGGGACAGGAGTGGCGGGGTGAGAGTGGGGAGTCCGaatgaggagggagggagaagacTATCATAGATGGATGAAGGGGAAAAGGTATGTGGAGTTCTTTTTCTCGTCTTCTCATttcaagtatatatatatatataaacagtatcGTATAAtcatataaaaacattattatgcTTCCTATCCACTTAGTGGAGTGCAGCATGAGGTAGATAGACGAGAGGGCATTAGGGGGTTTGCTGGCAGCCTTATCACGGCGTGCCGAGCCGGGGCGGAGAGAAGGCCGGGCAGAGAGGATTAGAGGTGCAGGCAGGTCAGGAAGGCAGGAGGCAGCAGGTTTAGATGATGCCGTATTTGGCCAGGTCGCTGAGCTCCATGTCGCCGAAGGCTTCCCATGGGCACACCACTGTGATGTCTGTGCCGAGACCCTCCATGCCTGGGATGTCGTCGCCAAAGctggaggagagaaaacagCGAGGTCAGTGGCCTGATTTCATTGTTTGCATTTATGTatcaatataaatgtttttgtctttacCCCTTCTGGCCTGGCTTTGGGGCCTTGCTCTTGAATGTACGGGTCTGCCGCTGCTTGAACTTGGGTGGTCCCTTCTTGGGTGTGGTGGGGCCGGTCGATCCGCCGGGGGCCAGGGCGCTTCCCGCAGGGGGGTTGGCGTTCATTGCTGCTGAGGGTCTCTAAAAAgacaagaaggaaaaaaagtgtcatCAGACACACAGAGATCACAGTTTCCTCTTGTGGCTTCCTCTTTTGTTTCTctgccctctttctctctgttgccCTCTGCTAATCCTGTTTCCTGCCAGCTCTTAATGCCAATCAGTGGAGATCATGCAGATTAGTTTAAACAACCAGATTAGCTCTAATCCCGCTCTGATCCGCAGCGGACTAATTGCCCTTCTTGAACAACAGGGATGCCAAATGGGACCTCAGACTTTTCCATTAGGTCATCAATTtagacacacattcacacacactttagaTATCTCATTTTAATTACTAAATTATTAACTATTCCAGTCAAAGAAATTCACTGATCACACACCTGACCTCTCCTTTAAGTTTCTACTCATGTCTTTGAAGACtctttctttgttgttgttttaaactATTGAATTTCTTAGTCACATCTGTACTTCAACCTACACTTTGCTAATTTTTTATCCACTTTTTTAGCTATTTAAAGTGCCACATCAAACCACGTTGCTAGCACAGGATACAGGATGAACATGTCATAGTTTTCAGTCATTCATCTTCCTTGTATCAGTTTAGAGTTTTAGCTAGCAATGCACAAATGCATATCTACGTTAAAGCCATCCTAACCATCAAACTATCATCTGAATTCATGCATTGTCTACTAGTTCAGCGCTGACATGACTCATTTGATTTATAACCAGTCCACAAGTAGTTACTATTACCATGGAAATATTATAAAAGCTGCTAGGCTATAATTAAAGGAGTCAAGTCAATGAGGTTTTTCTCACCTGTTGTCACAGATATCCCAAGAGGCTACCGCCGATCTCTGCTCTGAGAGATTGCTTCTTTGTTCTTCTTGAGTTTGTGAAGCGTGTTGTCCTCCTTGTGCTTTTATACCTCCATCTGTAATCTCCACGTCCTCCTCTTTCCAGTCACATGGGCCCTGGAAAAAGGTCAAACGTCTCCACCAAAGCCAGCATCTTCTCCCCCCTCCCACCCTACCTAACTCTAATTGTCCTTGTTCTCATCACCCCGCCCGCCGCAAACCTCCCTACCTGGGTAGACGGTGTCAAAGATCAATCTGGAAGGATTTGATCAGGCTTATCCCTCTAAACCTCAGCACGCCTGCATTCAGCTTAGCTGCGAGGAGACGACCTGCTGGTCGCGTTTCAGGTCCATGTGAGATGCTGTTTTCACGTGTTGGATGTTGGAGCCACCATTGAACAGTGGTCAACACTCTTATTAGATTACTTCCGTTATATGAAAGATTATAATCTCCTTTGACTTTTAATTTGATAAATATTAAAAGTTCAATAAAAGTAGCCTCTTCTTTCTGCAATATAAGTTACGTCTTTCAATTGTGAATTAGAGGACGTTTTAAGAAAGTGTTTTGATAAATCATTGCCTTAATCGGGTTTTGGCTCTGAGTCGAAGTGCCAAGCTGCATCTCTAGATGTGTAAACGTTGTTATTGTTACACCAAAAAGTGTAGGTGACCTGCTTCTCCCTCccccatgatgccaaacaatGTCAAACATCACATTTTTCTGTTCACTTTCAGCTTTAAGTAAGCTTGTTTTCAAAGTATTTCTTCCAAATTCGAGTTGATTAcatgtctatttgtgtctgagCTTCACAGCATGGGTTTTGCACCCGCATGTGGAAGGGCCAGTGGTGCAGTGATTAAACGGATTAACACCAGTCATCTAACTAGAAGTGCAAAATCAATCGCCACATGCACCTGGAGTTTTAG from Sebastes fasciatus isolate fSebFas1 chromosome 13, fSebFas1.pri, whole genome shotgun sequence encodes the following:
- the pde6hb gene encoding retinal cone rhodopsin-sensitive cGMP 3',5'-cyclic phosphodiesterase subunit gamma; this translates as MNANPPAGSALAPGGSTGPTTPKKGPPKFKQRQTRTFKSKAPKPGQKGFGDDIPGMEGLGTDITVVCPWEAFGDMELSDLAKYGII